The Dokdonella sp. nucleotide sequence GACTGGCGGGCGTCTGGACTTGGTCGGCGCGCATGGCGAACCCGGTCCCCGTGGGCAGGTATTCGAACGCACCGACCTTGAAGTCCGGAAACTTCCAGACATCAGCAGCAGCGCCCGACGCCTGGTAGCGTGGCTCGAAACCGAGATTGCCGACGGCGGACTGGACGTTGGCGCAGAACATGTGGCGATCGAGATAGGCCAGCACCCCGGTCACCCCGGGGCCCTTGCCCTCGTACTCGAACTGCACGTCGCCGGCGAGCGCCAGCGTGGCCTGATCGCCGGCAAGCATGTTGTTCAGGTCATTCGGGTTGCTGGTCGCCTGCCTGCCGCCGACCAGTACGGAAATCTCGGCATGCGCAAGCGGGGCGAGCGCAAGGGCCACAAAGGCGGCGAGGGAGGAGCCTGCCAAGGAACCAAAGCGATGTGTCATCGGTATATCCGGAAAAAACGGGATGCACAGTCCATGCACGATTCCTGCCACCCGACTCGGGCCAAACGGCGGGTCGATGCTAGACTGTACAGGCTGCAATTGTACCTGCTGACCGTATTCGATGCACCTGTTAACCTCCCGTTAGACAAAGGTTTTTTTCGTTTAGTCGATCACGTTGTCAAGGATTCAGGATGGCCTTACGCCCGAACGTCCTCATCGCGGTGCTAGCCGTGCTGCCCACCGCGCTGCCCGCCGCCGCTGCCGACCCGACCATCAGCCGCATCGAGGAACGCATGTCGATCGAGGAATTCAGGGCGGCCGGACTTGACCGTCTCGCACCTGAACAGCTCGAATACCTCAATCGCTGGCTCGGCTCGAAGGGCGTCGAAGCCGCAGCGCTGCCGATCCGCCAGCGCGACGGCAAGGTCGACTACTACCCGGATGAATCGGCACGCGAGATCGTCGAGTCACGCATCGTCGGCACGTTCAGCGGCTGGAGTGGACGCACCATCGTCACGCTCGAGAATGGCCAGAAGTGGCAGCAAAGCGAATCGGGCTCGCGCGGCGACGTCAACATGAGGAACCCCATCGTCATCGTCAAGCCGATGTCGATGGGCAGTTGGCTCATGATCGTCAAGGGCTGCAACTGCAGCGTCCGCGTCAAGCGCGTCGGCTGACCTTCAATCGTCTTCGGAGATATCGCATGTACTTCCCGCGTTTCCTCGCCGTCCTGCTGGCCACCCTTGCTGCCGCGCCAGGCGCTTTCGCGCAGAGTGCCCCAACCCTGGAGGAGCGCCTCAGCGAAGCCCAGTTCAAGGCGTTTGGCCTCGACAAACTCACGCCGGAGGAACTGCAGGGCCTCAACGCCTGGCTGCAGGGTGACGTCGCCTCCAGAGTGGCCGCAGCGGCACCTGCCGGCGACCGCGACTACGCGCGCGGCTTCAAACCGAAGGATTCCGAGCGCGTGCAGATCAAGGCCCAGCTCGTCGGCACGTTTCGTGGCTGGAGTGGCAATACCATCTTCAAACTCGACAATGGCCAGGAGTGGCAGCAGGCCGAAGGCGGTTCCTACAACGCGCAGACGGTCGAGAACGCCGAGGTCACGATCAAACCGAAGGCCTTTGGCAACTGGTTGCTCGTCGTCGAGCAGTGCCAGTGCCGCGTCGGCGTGCGTCGCATCAAGTAAACCTCAGCCAAGCGCCTCCAGCGCTTTCGCCAGGCGCTTGGGCGATACCGGTTCCGGGGTGCGCAGTTCCTGCGCGAACACCGACACGCGCAATTCCTCGACCAGCCAGCGCAGCTCGTCGAGCGCGCGCTGCTCGACGCCGACCTCGTTGCGACGCTTGAGCACCTCGCGCCAGTAGCGCTGCACGCCAAGCATGCGCGCCTGGTCGCGCGCCGGGTCCTGGCGCAGACGTTCGGCGCGCAGGCGCATGGCCTTGAGGTAGCGCGGGAAGTGCACCAGCCGCGGCGGTGGCGTCGTGCGCAGGAAACCCGGCGCGAGCAGTTCCTCGCGCTGCTCGCGCAGGTCGTCATAGTTGGCCTTGGCGAAACCGATCAGCGGTGGCTCCAGCCACGGCAGGAGTTCGGCGTGCGCATCGATGATCGCCTCGGCGAGTTCGAGGCGTTCGACCGCTGCCGGGAACAGCTCGGTGGCGAGAGCCGCCTTCAGGTTTTCGAACGCGCTGCGCGTGCGCACGTCGAGGTCATGCGCATCGAGCCGGCTGCGCAACGCCGCTTCGACGAGATCGGCGCGCAAGGCTTCGGCGCTGCCGAGCGCCGCCCAGCGCAACGCGACCGCATTGGCCAGGGGCAGTTGCCGACGCGCCTGCTTGATGCGATCGGCAAGTGCGCGCCGCAACAGGCGCTCGACCCCGAGCCGGTGCGCGGCAAAGGCTTCGTCGCGTTGCTCGAACACGCGCAGGGCGACGCTTTCGCCGAGGTCGACGAAGGCCGGGTACGCGTGCAGGCCGCCTGCGGAAACGATCGCGTCGGGAATCTCCTCGACATCGAAACCGGCGACGTCCTCGCGGGCGAGGTCCGCATCGGCACGCTGCGAGAATGCGACCCGCGCTGCACCCGCCCACTGCGCCTGGATCGCACCGAGGTCGCGCCCTTCGGCGAGCACGCGACCGCGCTCGTCGCTGACCACGTGGCGCATGCGCAGATGCGCCGGCAGCTCGACCGCAGCGAACTCGGCCGCATCGACGGCAACTCCGGTCACGCGCGCAAGGTATTGCGCAAGCGCCGTCGCCAGCGGCTTCGCGCGCGCACCTTCGTCAAGCGATTCGACGAAGGCACGGGCGAAATCCGGCGCCGGAACGAAATTGCGCCGCAGCGGTTTCGGCAGGCCGCGGATCAGTTCGGCGACCTTGCCGGTCAGCAAGCCCGGCACCAGCCAGTCGGCACGTTCGGTGGTGATCACGTTGAGCAGGGCGAGCGGCAGGTGCAGGCTGACGCCATCGGCAGGATCGCCCGGCACGAAACGGTATTCGAGGCGCAGGCGATGCCCGCCGATGGCCAGGTGGGTCGGGAAGTCCTCGGCGGCGGTACCGGTTTCGGCCGTCAGCACGTCGGCCAGCGACCAGCGCAACGCGGCCTGCTCGGCCGGACCAGCCTTGCGGTACCAGGCATCGAGCGCCGCGCTGGTGTGGATGTCGGCCGGCAGGCGGCCGCTGAAGAACGCGGCCAGTGCTTGCTCGTCGCGCACCAGCCCGGCACGACGCTGCTTGGCCTCGACCTCGTGTGCCTGGGCCAGCGTGCGTGCATTCGCGCGGATGAAGTCGGCCTTGGCGTCGAGATCACCGCGCACGAGCGCCTCGCGCACGAAGATTGCGTGTGCCGTGGCCGGATCCTGGCGGCCGAACTGCACGGGCCGGCGCTCGACCAGCACAAGGCCGAACAGCGTGACCTGCTCGTGGGCCATGACCGCGCCGCGCTTGCGCGACCAATGTGGGTCATGCCAGGTCCGCCGCACGAGATGTGCGGCCTGCTGCTCGATCCAGGCCGGCTCGATGCGCGCGCACTGCATCGCATGGACCTTGCCGATGTCGAGGATTTGCCCGGCCAGCAACCATTGTGGCGGCGATTTCGCCAGCGCAGATCCGGGAAAGATGCCGAAACGCCGTTCGCGCGGCCCGCGGTACTGGCTGCGCTCGTCCTTGCGCCCGACCTGGGTCGGCCAGCCACTCAGCAGGCAGCGGTGGATGGCGTCGTACAGGCCGGGATTGGCGGGCCGGGAGTCGGAATCGACGGCAACAGCTTGCCTTCCGCCAGCGTGCTTCAGCGATTCCGCACCTCCCGTCCCCGGCTCCAGCAGCAACAACTGCCGATGCAGCTCACGCCATTCACGCATGCGCAGGAACGACAGGAAACGTGCCTGGCACCAGTCACGCAGTTTCGATTGGGTGAGGTCGGCGTGTGCGGCATCGTAGGCGGCCCAGAGATTGAGCACACCGACGAAGTCGGACTTCGGATCGGCGAACTCGGCATGCGCGGCATCGGCCTGCTGGCGCGCGTCGGCCGGGCGCTCGCGCGGATCCTGGATGCTGAGGAAGGCGACCAGCACCAGCAGTTCGCGACGCACACCGAGCCGCGCGGACTCGACCAGCATGCGCGCCAGCGCGACGTCGACCGGCACCGCGGCGATCGCCCGGCCGATCGACGTGAGCCTGTAGCCGCCCCCGCGTGCGCCCGCCGCTTCCTCGATCGCTCCGATCTCCGCCAGCCGCCGATACCCATCCCCGATCGCCCGCTCCGACGGCGCCTCGACGAACGGAAACGCGGCGACGTCGCCGAGGTCGAGGCTCAGCATGCGCAGGATCACGCCGGCCAGCGAGGTGCGCAGGATTTCCGGGTCGGTGTAGCGCGGGCGCTGTGCGTAGTCGTCCTCCGCGTACAGGCGATAGCAGATGCCCGGACCGACGCGGCCGCAGCGACCCTTGCGCTGGTCGGCCGCCGCCTGCGAGATCGGCTCGACGTGCAGGCGTTCGAGCTGGCTGCGCTGGCTGTAGCGCTTGACACGCGCGCTGCCGGTGTCGACGACGTAACGGATGCGCGGCACGGTCAGGGATGTCTCGGCGACATTGGTCGCCAGCACGATGCGCCGCTGCGGCCCCGGGCGGAACACCCGGTCCTGCTCGCTCGTCGACAGGCGCGCGTACAGCGCGAGAACCTCGGTCTCGCGGTACTTGCGCCGCGCCAGGGCGAGATGGGTGTCGCGGATCTCGCGCTCGCCGGGCAGGAACACGAGCACGTCGCCACGCGGATCCTCGCGCGTGATCTCGTCGACCGCGGCGACTATGTCGGCGGATGCATCGCTTTCGCGACGTCGCGCGCCCTCGCCCTTCGCCGGGGCTTCACTGTCGGCGCTCTCGCGCGCACGCCAGCGCACCTCCACCGGATACGTACGCCCCTCCACCTCGACCACGGGCGCGTCGCCGAAATGCGCGGCGAAGCGTGCCGTGTCGATCGTTGCCGAGGTGACGATGAGCTTGAGGTCAGCGCGTTTGAGCAGCAGGCGCTTGAGGTAGCCGAGCAGGAAGTCGATGTTGAGGCTGCGCTCGTGTGCCTCGTCGAGGATGATCGTGTCATAGGCCGACAGCCAGGCGTCGCCCTGGGTCTCGGCGAGCAGGATGCCGTCGGTCATGAACTTGACCAGGGTGGCCTCGCCGACCTGCTCGGTGAAGCGCACCTGGAAGCCGACGAGGTCACCGACCGTGCTGCCGAGCTCGCCAGCGACGCGCCGCGCGACCGCGCGTGCAGCCAGGCGGCGCGGCTGCGTGCAGCCGATCATGCCCTGGCGGCCACGACCGGCAGCGAGGCAGAGCTTGGGCAACTGCGTGGTCTTTCCCGACCCGGTCTCGCCGGCCAGCACGACGACCTGGTGGGTGCGGATCAGTTTGACGATTTCCTCGCTGCGCGCGGCGATCGGCAGCGATTCGTCGACGCGCACCTCGGGCACGCGCGCGGCGCGCGCGGCAACCGCGGCGCGCGACACCTCGATGTCGGCGGCGAGCCGGTCGACCTCGCCTGCCTGCACTTCGGCTCCGGCCTTGGCCAGGCGGCGCCAGCGTCCGAGCAGCCGCCCGCGGTCGCGCGAGCGCGCGCCGTCGATGGCGGAACGAAGGTCGGACAGTCGGGGCATGGCGGGGCAAGCGGCGCAACGTCACGGCGGACCGTGCGCTCTGGTAATCCGTTCGGAAAGCCGCCATATGATAGCGACCACACTCACCACCACGGGAGTTCGATCATGGCCATCGACATCGGCATCTCGGCGAAGGACCGCAGGAAGATCAGCGAAGGACTCGCCAAGCTGCTCGCCGACAACTATTCGCTGTA carries:
- the hrpA gene encoding ATP-dependent RNA helicase HrpA — its product is MPRLSDLRSAIDGARSRDRGRLLGRWRRLAKAGAEVQAGEVDRLAADIEVSRAAVAARAARVPEVRVDESLPIAARSEEIVKLIRTHQVVVLAGETGSGKTTQLPKLCLAAGRGRQGMIGCTQPRRLAARAVARRVAGELGSTVGDLVGFQVRFTEQVGEATLVKFMTDGILLAETQGDAWLSAYDTIILDEAHERSLNIDFLLGYLKRLLLKRADLKLIVTSATIDTARFAAHFGDAPVVEVEGRTYPVEVRWRARESADSEAPAKGEGARRRESDASADIVAAVDEITREDPRGDVLVFLPGEREIRDTHLALARRKYRETEVLALYARLSTSEQDRVFRPGPQRRIVLATNVAETSLTVPRIRYVVDTGSARVKRYSQRSQLERLHVEPISQAAADQRKGRCGRVGPGICYRLYAEDDYAQRPRYTDPEILRTSLAGVILRMLSLDLGDVAAFPFVEAPSERAIGDGYRRLAEIGAIEEAAGARGGGYRLTSIGRAIAAVPVDVALARMLVESARLGVRRELLVLVAFLSIQDPRERPADARQQADAAHAEFADPKSDFVGVLNLWAAYDAAHADLTQSKLRDWCQARFLSFLRMREWRELHRQLLLLEPGTGGAESLKHAGGRQAVAVDSDSRPANPGLYDAIHRCLLSGWPTQVGRKDERSQYRGPRERRFGIFPGSALAKSPPQWLLAGQILDIGKVHAMQCARIEPAWIEQQAAHLVRRTWHDPHWSRKRGAVMAHEQVTLFGLVLVERRPVQFGRQDPATAHAIFVREALVRGDLDAKADFIRANARTLAQAHEVEAKQRRAGLVRDEQALAAFFSGRLPADIHTSAALDAWYRKAGPAEQAALRWSLADVLTAETGTAAEDFPTHLAIGGHRLRLEYRFVPGDPADGVSLHLPLALLNVITTERADWLVPGLLTGKVAELIRGLPKPLRRNFVPAPDFARAFVESLDEGARAKPLATALAQYLARVTGVAVDAAEFAAVELPAHLRMRHVVSDERGRVLAEGRDLGAIQAQWAGAARVAFSQRADADLAREDVAGFDVEEIPDAIVSAGGLHAYPAFVDLGESVALRVFEQRDEAFAAHRLGVERLLRRALADRIKQARRQLPLANAVALRWAALGSAEALRADLVEAALRSRLDAHDLDVRTRSAFENLKAALATELFPAAVERLELAEAIIDAHAELLPWLEPPLIGFAKANYDDLREQREELLAPGFLRTTPPPRLVHFPRYLKAMRLRAERLRQDPARDQARMLGVQRYWREVLKRRNEVGVEQRALDELRWLVEELRVSVFAQELRTPEPVSPKRLAKALEALG